In Xylanibacter ruminicola 23, a single genomic region encodes these proteins:
- a CDS encoding glycoside hydrolase family 28 protein, which yields MKTTISTRDLQVDTTGQSLCTNQLQQAIDRLAKKGGGTLLLAPGHYLTGGLMLRSGITLQFDEGAVLLGSTNPYHYQSMAVEDTDDQRGDNASMALLMADGAEHVSICGKGVIDGQGLQLALNIDSLHHTGERVDAHYNQRRQRPSELARPKLFFFYRCKNIEVNDVTLKSSANWGLSFDLCQHLKLTNLTIENRAYWNNDGIDFTDCQHVLVADCRINSADDGVCLKSYHTQSECRDIELARLDIRSSASAIKFGTASWGGFRQVYIHDIKVRDTFRSAIAIESVDGAQIDSILVERVDARNTGNPVFMRLGQRAGQRKGSLKHVTIRDFKCEVPFGRPDEAYDLRGPEVDFFHNPFPSSICGIPGNKIQDVLLQNVSILYPGRATKGMAYIPLWRKGDVPEQIQKYPEFTMFGELPSWGFYLRHIDGITLQNVQLKLAADDFRPAIVDEDVDGLLIK from the coding sequence GTGAAAACAACGATAAGTACCCGCGATTTGCAGGTAGATACTACAGGCCAGTCGCTGTGTACCAACCAGTTGCAACAAGCCATCGATCGTTTGGCTAAGAAAGGTGGTGGCACATTGTTGCTGGCGCCAGGACACTATCTTACAGGTGGCTTGATGCTGCGTTCAGGCATTACACTGCAGTTTGATGAGGGTGCTGTGTTGCTTGGTAGCACCAATCCTTACCACTATCAGTCGATGGCTGTTGAAGATACCGACGACCAACGGGGTGATAATGCCTCGATGGCCTTGTTGATGGCAGATGGAGCTGAACACGTTTCTATTTGCGGAAAGGGTGTGATTGATGGGCAGGGCCTGCAGTTGGCCCTGAATATCGATAGTCTGCACCATACAGGCGAACGGGTTGATGCACATTACAACCAGCGTCGCCAACGTCCCAGCGAACTGGCGCGTCCCAAACTCTTTTTCTTTTACCGCTGTAAGAATATTGAGGTCAATGACGTGACATTGAAAAGTAGTGCCAACTGGGGCTTGTCGTTCGATTTATGTCAGCACCTGAAGCTTACCAACCTGACTATCGAGAACCGTGCTTATTGGAATAATGATGGTATCGACTTTACGGATTGCCAGCATGTACTGGTAGCCGATTGCCGTATCAACTCGGCCGATGATGGCGTTTGCTTGAAGTCGTATCACACCCAGAGCGAGTGTCGTGATATAGAGCTGGCTCGTTTGGATATCCGTAGCAGTGCTTCGGCCATCAAGTTCGGTACTGCCTCGTGGGGTGGATTCCGTCAGGTGTATATCCACGATATCAAGGTTCGCGATACGTTCCGTTCAGCCATTGCTATCGAGAGTGTTGATGGTGCTCAGATAGATAGCATCCTTGTGGAGCGTGTTGATGCACGGAACACCGGCAATCCTGTATTTATGCGTTTAGGACAGCGTGCAGGTCAGCGTAAAGGCTCGCTTAAGCATGTTACCATTCGCGATTTTAAGTGTGAGGTACCTTTCGGTCGTCCTGATGAGGCTTACGACTTGCGAGGCCCTGAAGTGGATTTCTTTCACAATCCCTTCCCCAGTAGCATCTGCGGTATCCCTGGCAATAAAATCCAGGATGTTCTGCTTCAGAATGTCAGCATCCTTTATCCTGGTCGGGCCACCAAAGGTATGGCCTATATTCCTCTTTGGCGTAAAGGCGATGTACCCGAACAGATACAGAAATATCCGGAGTTTACCATGTTTGGCGAACTCCCGTCATGGGGCTTCTATCTTCGTCATATCGATGGTATAACGCTCCAAAATGTGCAGCTGAAGTTAGCGGCCGATGATTTCCGTCCTGCCATTGTTGATGAGGATGTGGACGGACTGTTGATTAAATAA
- the trhA gene encoding PAQR family membrane homeostasis protein TrhA — protein sequence MIRYTKKEEIWNAASHGGGVLLGVVFGIIFLIWCFQADNNWARIGVILYLFGMLGSYAASTIYHSIKHHSKWKERLRKWDHAAIYWHIAGSYSPLTLVALREQGYWGWSLFCFVWACAIAGTIISFIRLKEHSNVETFCFVGMGLSVLVAFKPLIDSVSTAAVVWIIAEGVSYITGAVFYSLNKTKYMHSVFHFFVLAGSICHIIAVWDVLMEYL from the coding sequence ATGATTAGGTATACCAAGAAGGAGGAGATATGGAATGCGGCATCGCACGGTGGAGGTGTTCTGTTGGGTGTGGTGTTTGGTATTATTTTCCTGATATGGTGCTTCCAGGCCGATAATAACTGGGCCCGAATTGGCGTGATTCTTTACCTGTTTGGTATGCTGGGCTCGTATGCAGCTTCTACCATCTATCACTCCATCAAACACCACTCAAAATGGAAGGAACGATTACGCAAATGGGACCATGCTGCCATCTACTGGCATATAGCTGGCTCGTACTCGCCTTTAACGTTGGTGGCCCTGCGCGAACAAGGTTATTGGGGATGGAGCCTTTTCTGCTTTGTGTGGGCTTGTGCTATTGCAGGAACCATTATCAGCTTTATCCGTCTAAAAGAGCATTCCAACGTCGAAACGTTCTGTTTCGTCGGTATGGGACTGAGTGTTCTGGTGGCCTTCAAACCTCTGATCGATTCGGTATCAACCGCGGCTGTTGTATGGATTATTGCCGAGGGTGTGAGCTACATCACTGGTGCCGTTTTTTATTCTTTGAATAAGACCAAGTATATGCACTCCGTTTTCCACTTTTTTGTGCTTGCTGGTAGCATTTGTCACATCATTGCCGTGTGGGATGTGCTGATGGAGTACTTATAA
- a CDS encoding succinate CoA transferase, with amino-acid sequence MAYTRITAAEAAALIKNGENIAMSGFTPAGVAKATTKELAKIAVAEHEAGREFKVGIFTGASTGQSTDGDLANAQAIKYRAPYTTNPDFRKHVNLGEIPYNDLHLSHMAQELRYGFYGDVDWAILEVCDIEEVGNDYHVYLTAAGGISPTAARLAKKVILELNSFHNPNAKFIHDVYEPLDPPYRKAIPIEHVGDRIGKPYVSIPKDKVVGVVECNIPDEARAFKDSDPVTEKIGFLTAEFLVEEMHKGRIPQEFLPLQSGVGSTANAILGALGEDKHVPNFNIYTEVIQNSVIEMMLNGRVKDASACSLTVSNDCLMQVYDNMDYMKQHLTLRQSEISNSPELIRRLGVIAINTAIEADLYGNVNSTHISGVKMMNGIGGSGDFIRNAYLSIFTCPSIAKGGVISSIVPFVSHQDSSEHDVNIIVTEQGVADLRGKSPAQRAECIIENCAHPDYKQLLWDYLKIAKMGQTRHCLTAAFAMHDTLARKGDMKLTDFAEYVK; translated from the coding sequence ATGGCATATACACGTATCACAGCTGCCGAGGCTGCAGCATTGATTAAGAATGGCGAGAACATCGCCATGAGTGGTTTTACACCCGCAGGTGTAGCCAAGGCAACAACAAAAGAGTTGGCTAAAATTGCTGTAGCTGAGCATGAGGCTGGTCGCGAGTTTAAGGTAGGTATCTTTACCGGTGCTTCTACTGGTCAGAGTACCGATGGCGACTTGGCAAATGCGCAGGCCATTAAGTATCGTGCCCCTTATACCACTAATCCCGATTTCCGTAAGCATGTTAATTTGGGTGAGATTCCCTATAACGACCTGCACCTGAGTCATATGGCACAGGAGCTGCGTTACGGTTTCTATGGCGATGTGGATTGGGCTATCCTCGAGGTGTGCGACATCGAAGAGGTTGGCAACGACTATCACGTGTATCTCACTGCTGCAGGTGGTATCTCGCCCACAGCAGCCCGTTTGGCTAAGAAGGTTATTCTCGAGCTCAACTCGTTCCACAATCCCAACGCCAAGTTTATTCACGACGTGTATGAGCCACTTGATCCTCCTTACCGCAAGGCTATCCCCATTGAGCACGTAGGCGACCGTATTGGTAAGCCCTATGTAAGCATTCCTAAGGACAAGGTGGTAGGAGTTGTAGAGTGCAACATTCCCGACGAGGCCCGTGCCTTTAAGGATAGCGATCCTGTAACCGAAAAGATTGGTTTCCTGACTGCCGAGTTCCTGGTGGAGGAGATGCACAAAGGTCGTATCCCTCAGGAGTTCCTGCCATTGCAGAGTGGTGTAGGTTCAACAGCCAACGCTATTCTTGGTGCACTCGGTGAGGACAAGCACGTGCCTAACTTCAATATCTATACCGAGGTGATTCAGAACTCGGTTATCGAGATGATGCTGAACGGACGTGTAAAAGATGCATCGGCTTGCTCGCTCACTGTATCTAACGATTGCCTGATGCAGGTTTACGACAATATGGACTACATGAAGCAGCACCTGACACTGCGTCAGAGCGAGATCAGTAACTCGCCTGAGCTTATCCGTAGATTAGGTGTGATTGCTATTAATACGGCTATCGAGGCCGACCTTTATGGTAACGTAAACTCTACCCACATCAGTGGTGTGAAGATGATGAACGGTATTGGTGGTAGCGGCGACTTTATCCGCAATGCCTACCTCTCTATCTTCACCTGTCCTTCGATTGCTAAGGGTGGTGTCATCAGTTCTATCGTGCCATTCGTTAGTCACCAGGACTCTTCGGAGCACGATGTTAATATCATCGTAACCGAGCAGGGTGTGGCCGACTTGCGTGGTAAGAGCCCTGCCCAGCGTGCAGAGTGTATTATCGAGAACTGCGCACATCCCGACTATAAGCAGCTGTTGTGGGATTACCTGAAGATTGCTAAGATGGGACAGACCCGTCATTGCCTCACTGCTGCATTTGCCATGCACGACACACTGGCTCGTAAGGGCGACATGAAACTGACTGACTTTGCTGAATATGTGAAATAA
- a CDS encoding PP2C family protein-serine/threonine phosphatase → MRDFKKWQFRITLILTAAILMSCGGNSRSWKGNSKSAKDSLKVSAIDSMIVAVEEAKDYERKFALADSLEKTGDISPVKANYWRGTALRSMKKKAASEAYFKKALEVEELQEKDVLYYSRSARILSQMLSVKNDYEATLRVATPAVQKLAGLPKAQSGDLAVLYYVIGSAQMYLGHVEDASESYEKSFEQYMKSISKKDTNGSRIRSAITGINNITVACLNTQHYKEGKKWNDRTDSLLYVYRLRPDADSEVCDHYRARIRLFNALTAYEFGHRAEADASFAAFQKTDYAATEQGKLDANDYLMKAHRFEEAAKNFRTLDHWVDVRGMKMNLDNISMYLIPKYRANIGAGRKDSAIYVANQIVNAYDSALVWSKRDDTAEMATIYETHQKEEELARSQWELEKRGHDIARQRMISFGIGILLLTGFLGFYTLNKRKAFKLLQDAYDQLEEATSARERIESELRIARDIQMSMIPASNLESEGLDLFASMTPAKEVGGDLYDYFLEKDHLYIAIGDVSGKGVPASLFMAQVIRLFRAMAKQHYTPADICTRINNELTENNENGMFITMFIGLIDLNSGRLDFCNAGHNPPVLGGDADGGNFLKMVPNAPIGLWQGLEFEGEYIDSIKGKPLFIYTDGLNEAENPDLVRFGDDHMLDVLRHTEFANAMQVVESLKRQVEEHRQGADPNDDLTMMCLKVG, encoded by the coding sequence ATGAGAGATTTTAAAAAATGGCAATTTAGAATTACCTTAATCCTTACTGCTGCAATCCTGATGTCGTGTGGCGGCAATTCGCGCTCATGGAAGGGAAACAGTAAGTCGGCTAAGGATTCGCTGAAGGTAAGTGCCATAGACAGTATGATTGTAGCTGTTGAGGAAGCAAAGGATTATGAACGTAAGTTTGCTTTGGCCGACAGTTTGGAAAAGACAGGCGACATCAGTCCTGTAAAGGCAAATTATTGGCGTGGTACTGCTTTGCGCAGCATGAAGAAAAAAGCAGCCTCTGAGGCATACTTCAAGAAAGCCTTGGAAGTAGAGGAGTTACAGGAAAAGGATGTGCTCTATTATAGCCGTTCGGCTCGCATATTGTCGCAGATGCTTTCGGTTAAGAACGATTACGAAGCAACCCTGCGTGTGGCAACACCTGCCGTACAGAAACTGGCAGGACTTCCCAAGGCACAGTCGGGCGATTTGGCTGTCCTCTATTATGTAATCGGTTCGGCCCAGATGTATCTTGGTCACGTCGAGGATGCTTCTGAGAGTTACGAGAAATCCTTCGAGCAGTATATGAAATCTATCTCGAAGAAAGATACCAACGGTTCACGTATCCGTTCGGCCATTACCGGTATTAACAATATTACCGTGGCCTGTCTGAACACCCAGCACTATAAGGAGGGTAAGAAGTGGAACGACCGTACCGACTCTCTGCTGTATGTGTATCGCTTGCGTCCGGATGCCGACTCTGAGGTTTGCGACCACTATCGCGCTCGTATCCGTTTGTTCAACGCTTTGACTGCCTATGAGTTCGGTCATCGTGCCGAGGCAGATGCCAGCTTTGCTGCCTTCCAGAAAACTGATTATGCAGCTACCGAGCAGGGAAAGTTGGATGCTAACGACTATCTGATGAAGGCTCATCGTTTCGAGGAGGCTGCTAAGAACTTCCGTACGCTCGATCACTGGGTTGATGTCCGTGGCATGAAGATGAATCTTGATAATATCTCGATGTATCTCATTCCTAAGTATCGTGCCAATATCGGTGCTGGCCGTAAGGATTCGGCTATTTACGTAGCCAATCAGATTGTAAACGCATACGATTCGGCCCTTGTATGGTCAAAGCGTGATGATACAGCCGAGATGGCAACCATCTACGAAACCCATCAGAAGGAAGAAGAACTGGCTCGCAGTCAGTGGGAGCTTGAGAAGCGTGGACATGATATTGCCCGTCAGCGTATGATCAGCTTCGGTATTGGAATCCTGCTGCTCACAGGCTTCCTGGGCTTCTATACACTTAACAAGCGTAAGGCCTTTAAGCTGTTGCAGGATGCCTACGATCAGCTTGAGGAGGCTACTTCGGCCCGTGAGCGTATCGAGAGTGAGTTGCGTATTGCGCGCGATATCCAGATGTCGATGATTCCGGCCTCTAACCTTGAGAGCGAGGGCTTGGATCTGTTTGCATCGATGACGCCTGCCAAGGAGGTTGGTGGTGACCTTTACGACTACTTCCTTGAGAAGGATCACCTTTACATTGCTATCGGCGACGTATCTGGTAAGGGTGTGCCTGCCTCACTGTTCATGGCTCAGGTTATCCGCCTGTTCCGTGCCATGGCTAAGCAGCACTACACGCCTGCTGATATTTGTACCCGCATCAACAACGAGTTGACCGAGAATAACGAGAACGGTATGTTCATCACCATGTTCATTGGTTTGATCGACCTGAATAGCGGTCGTCTCGACTTCTGTAACGCAGGTCATAATCCTCCCGTACTGGGCGGCGATGCTGATGGTGGTAACTTCCTGAAGATGGTTCCAAATGCACCTATCGGTTTGTGGCAGGGCCTCGAGTTCGAGGGTGAGTATATCGATAGCATCAAGGGTAAGCCTCTCTTCATCTATACCGATGGTTTGAACGAGGCCGAGAACCCCGATCTGGTTCGCTTTGGCGATGATCACATGCTGGATGTTCTCCGTCATACCGAGTTTGCTAACGCCATGCAGGTGGTTGAGAGCTTGAAGCGTCAGGTAGAGGAGCACCGTCAGGGTGCCGATCCTAACGACGACCTCACTATGATGTGCCTGAAGGTTGGATAA
- a CDS encoding LacI family DNA-binding transcriptional regulator, whose protein sequence is MKRISQREIANLLGVNVSTVSRALRGLEGVSQELRQKILSLAKEQGYRPNPFAVSLRYDTTRTIGIVVPDVSFNHYAQIVKRIEAEARKVGYMCIITDSDDKYENEKNCIDLLVNMHVEGIIICLAQETTDFSHIQHLRRIHMPVVLFDRDADIDISSVVINDVESAREVTCRLIDGGAKRIAFLGGPNRLKQTADRKHGYLEALRERGIPIRKELVKCDFLSFSSGFSNTTELLDMHDRPDAIVASHGLLTLSSMKAIEARGMNVPNDISVVGYMSDWISEVLTPRVSFVKQNQKEIAVKAFKLLHDQMDGDTCVQHVIVKARLELRDSTR, encoded by the coding sequence ATGAAAAGAATTTCGCAGCGAGAAATCGCTAACTTATTGGGTGTCAACGTCTCTACCGTATCTCGTGCTTTGCGAGGTCTCGAAGGCGTTAGTCAGGAATTACGTCAGAAAATTCTTAGTCTTGCCAAGGAGCAGGGCTACCGTCCCAACCCGTTTGCTGTAAGCTTACGTTACGATACCACCCGTACCATTGGTATTGTGGTGCCCGATGTATCGTTTAACCATTATGCCCAAATCGTGAAGCGTATCGAGGCCGAGGCCCGCAAAGTGGGCTACATGTGCATCATCACCGACTCCGACGACAAGTACGAGAACGAAAAGAATTGTATCGACTTGCTGGTGAATATGCATGTCGAGGGTATTATCATTTGCCTGGCTCAGGAAACCACCGACTTCTCGCATATTCAGCATCTCCGTAGGATTCACATGCCTGTGGTGCTGTTTGATAGAGATGCTGATATCGATATCTCGTCGGTAGTTATCAACGATGTTGAATCAGCTCGTGAAGTTACTTGCAGGTTGATTGACGGTGGTGCCAAGCGTATTGCTTTCCTGGGTGGTCCTAACCGCCTGAAGCAGACGGCCGATCGCAAGCATGGCTATCTTGAGGCTCTGCGCGAACGTGGAATACCTATCCGCAAGGAGTTGGTAAAGTGTGATTTTCTAAGCTTCAGTTCTGGTTTCTCGAATACTACCGAGTTGCTTGATATGCACGACCGTCCTGATGCCATTGTTGCCAGTCATGGTTTGCTGACCCTTTCGTCAATGAAGGCCATCGAGGCTCGTGGGATGAATGTTCCCAATGATATCTCAGTTGTGGGTTATATGAGCGATTGGATTTCGGAGGTATTAACCCCTCGTGTATCGTTTGTTAAGCAGAATCAAAAAGAGATAGCCGTAAAGGCCTTTAAACTGCTGCACGACCAGATGGATGGCGACACCTGTGTGCAGCATGTCATCGTAAAAGCCCGACTGGAGTTGCGCGACAGTACCCGATGA
- a CDS encoding TonB-dependent receptor — MYNLIRSFLVLTLLFVTFTAAAQPDPEDRKLTIRGQVRDAELKEPMVQATIQLFAASDSTFVGGTVSNERGNFYLTAPSSGTYRIKISSVGYQTIEREITLRRNANQDLGNLLMETESIMLQEAVITGRAAQVIVKKDTILYNPEAYRTPEGSPIEELIKRIPGAEVDEDGNITINGKQVKKILLDGKEFMLGDVETALKNIPVSIIQNMKFYDQQSDESRITGIEDGEKETVLDFSIKKGMNRGYMTNLDLGGGTKHRYASRGMGSSFTDKTRFVLLGNFNNKEENAGWWNRRGLNSRKMLGTNFNFDDNDKLKIDASVRWNHRGGDNQTENAKEDFYSEGSTFSNTLTANYTRSDNWWGNLRFEWKPDSLTNILVRANGSYGTSDGTTQSMAATYDADPYLYATDPLNQLSVLKPYAINQNLNANLTYGENKNAWAMLQLYRRLNPRGRNIILRVEGSAGNSENQSVSDNEVLLFRKQDLYGNDSTYYTARYSTTPADNWGYVLRTSYSEPLWKGAHLQLSYELRYNQNKSDRLTYDFSHMSTNIFEGITPEYRTWDPWLHSVYDKLDDYLERDLSRYSEYKNYTHNVRLNLRHRVEKYDYNIGFLVQPQHSNFIQNYRGVYVDTVRNVTNLTPTFDFHYKFSDQSNLWLHYRGDTRQPEMTQLLDITDDSNPLYVTMGNPGLKPQFTSSLNGYYNNYIVRYKRSIVVYANYRHIRNSISNLVRYNPETGGSITRPENINGNWNVNAGFTFNTALDSTAHWNVGTDTRVRYNNLVSYVAQDKADAAKNTTRTTNLNERITMGYRNDWVEVSLDGQLNYQHTRNELQPTANLDTWQFNYGGQFLVRLPLDFELSMNLHERSRRGYNDASMNTNELIWNGQVSKPFLKNKSLIVALNFYDLLGQQSNYERWVNATGRSDTRFNSVNSYAMLHVRYRLNMFGGKIDTEGRYDKKWGGRDNRGRGGWRR, encoded by the coding sequence ATGTACAATTTAATTAGGTCTTTTTTAGTTTTAACTTTATTATTTGTAACCTTTACAGCTGCGGCGCAGCCCGACCCCGAGGACAGAAAGCTTACTATCCGCGGACAGGTGCGCGATGCCGAGCTGAAGGAACCGATGGTACAGGCTACCATCCAGTTGTTTGCCGCCTCCGACAGCACTTTTGTAGGCGGCACCGTTAGTAACGAGCGCGGTAATTTTTATCTTACCGCCCCATCCAGTGGCACCTATCGCATTAAAATCTCGTCGGTAGGCTACCAGACCATCGAACGCGAGATAACGCTGCGTCGTAACGCTAATCAGGATTTGGGCAACCTGCTCATGGAGACCGAGAGTATCATGCTGCAGGAGGCTGTTATCACCGGTCGTGCCGCACAAGTCATCGTTAAAAAGGATACCATCCTGTATAACCCTGAGGCCTACCGTACTCCCGAGGGCTCGCCTATCGAGGAGCTTATCAAGCGTATTCCTGGTGCCGAGGTAGATGAGGATGGCAACATCACCATCAACGGTAAGCAGGTTAAGAAGATTCTGCTGGATGGTAAGGAGTTTATGCTGGGCGATGTCGAGACGGCACTCAAGAATATCCCCGTGAGCATCATCCAGAACATGAAGTTCTACGATCAGCAGAGCGATGAGTCGCGTATCACTGGTATCGAGGATGGCGAGAAGGAAACCGTGCTCGACTTCTCTATTAAGAAAGGTATGAACCGCGGCTACATGACCAACCTCGACTTGGGTGGCGGCACCAAGCATCGCTATGCCTCGCGTGGTATGGGGAGCAGCTTTACCGATAAAACACGCTTTGTGCTGTTGGGTAACTTTAATAATAAGGAGGAGAATGCCGGCTGGTGGAACCGTCGTGGCTTGAACTCGCGCAAGATGTTAGGCACCAACTTCAACTTTGATGATAACGATAAGCTCAAGATTGATGCCAGCGTGCGTTGGAACCACCGTGGTGGCGACAACCAGACCGAGAATGCCAAGGAGGATTTTTACAGCGAAGGCAGCACCTTCTCTAACACCCTTACGGCCAACTATACCCGTAGCGATAACTGGTGGGGTAACCTGCGCTTTGAGTGGAAGCCCGACAGTCTTACTAACATCCTGGTACGTGCCAACGGTAGCTATGGCACCAGCGATGGCACTACCCAGTCGATGGCTGCCACCTACGATGCCGACCCTTATCTGTATGCCACCGACCCGCTCAACCAGCTCTCGGTGCTCAAGCCCTATGCCATTAACCAGAACTTGAATGCCAACCTGACGTATGGCGAGAACAAGAATGCCTGGGCCATGCTGCAGCTGTATCGCCGCTTGAATCCTCGCGGTCGTAACATCATTCTGCGTGTTGAGGGTAGTGCCGGCAACAGCGAGAACCAGAGCGTATCCGATAACGAGGTGCTGCTGTTCCGCAAGCAGGATCTGTATGGTAACGATTCTACCTACTATACTGCCCGTTACAGCACCACGCCTGCCGATAACTGGGGCTATGTGCTGCGTACATCCTACAGCGAGCCCCTGTGGAAAGGTGCCCACCTGCAGCTCAGCTACGAGTTGCGCTATAACCAGAATAAGAGCGACCGTCTGACTTACGACTTCAGTCACATGTCTACGAACATCTTCGAGGGCATCACCCCCGAGTACCGCACCTGGGATCCCTGGCTGCACAGTGTGTACGATAAACTCGACGATTACCTGGAGCGCGACCTGAGCCGCTATTCCGAGTATAAGAACTATACCCACAACGTGCGCCTGAACCTGCGCCACCGTGTCGAGAAGTACGATTACAACATCGGTTTCCTGGTTCAGCCCCAGCACTCTAACTTTATCCAGAACTACCGTGGTGTGTATGTAGATACCGTGCGTAATGTAACCAACCTTACGCCAACATTCGATTTCCACTATAAGTTCAGCGATCAGAGCAACCTGTGGCTGCACTACCGTGGCGATACCCGTCAGCCTGAGATGACCCAGCTGCTCGATATCACCGACGACTCTAATCCGCTTTACGTCACCATGGGTAACCCTGGTCTGAAGCCTCAGTTCACCAGTTCGCTCAATGGTTATTACAACAACTATATTGTGCGTTACAAGCGTAGTATCGTGGTTTATGCCAACTACCGCCACATCCGCAACTCCATCTCAAACCTGGTGCGTTACAACCCCGAAACAGGTGGTAGCATCACCCGTCCCGAGAATATCAACGGCAACTGGAACGTTAATGCCGGCTTTACCTTTAATACGGCGCTCGACAGTACTGCCCATTGGAATGTAGGTACCGATACCCGTGTGCGCTATAACAATCTGGTAAGCTATGTGGCACAGGATAAGGCCGATGCCGCCAAGAACACCACCCGTACCACTAACCTGAACGAGCGCATCACCATGGGCTACCGTAACGATTGGGTCGAGGTGTCGCTCGATGGCCAGCTCAACTACCAGCACACCCGCAACGAGCTGCAGCCCACAGCCAACCTCGATACCTGGCAGTTTAACTACGGTGGACAGTTCCTGGTGCGCCTGCCGCTCGACTTCGAGTTGAGCATGAACCTGCACGAGCGCAGTCGTCGTGGCTATAACGATGCCTCGATGAACACCAACGAGCTGATATGGAATGGTCAGGTATCCAAGCCGTTCCTCAAGAATAAGTCGCTCATCGTGGCCCTTAACTTCTACGATCTGTTGGGGCAGCAGAGCAACTACGAGCGATGGGTAAACGCCACTGGTCGTAGCGATACCCGCTTCAACAGCGTTAACTCTTACGCCATGCTGCATGTGCGTTACCGCCTGAATATGTTCGGTGGCAAGATCGACACCGAGGGCCGTTACGACAAGAAGTGGGGCGGCCGCGACAACCGTGGTCGTGGTGGATGGCGCCGATAA
- a CDS encoding bifunctional hydroxymethylpyrimidine kinase/phosphomethylpyrimidine kinase produces the protein MNTILTITGSDGTGGSGVQADIQLISALGGAAASAITSITVQNTLGIQEFHDLPASVVRQQVEAIINDLQPQVIKIGLVRRIDVVEMLADVLKRYQPKHIIYAPVLTSTKGEQLVLPRVYEAIQRLLIPLCTVVLAPSDLPGGPRRHGLANQLGSALAYYLSLDEKVSDALLHAQTYLKQLPAVYADGNTRSEELYNQFLDAVEHYYNRYADVAFYAEQLNVSARYLAQVTRQIAGRSPKAIIDERITAEIVKLITTTNKPLKDVALCLGFSSQAHLSRFFKKRKGVSPTEFQHKQ, from the coding sequence ATGAATACGATACTCACGATAACAGGTAGCGACGGTACAGGTGGTTCTGGTGTTCAGGCCGACATCCAGCTCATCAGTGCGTTAGGCGGTGCTGCAGCATCGGCTATCACGTCGATTACCGTGCAGAACACCCTGGGTATCCAGGAGTTCCACGATCTGCCTGCCTCAGTGGTTCGTCAACAGGTCGAGGCTATCATCAACGACCTCCAGCCGCAAGTCATCAAGATTGGTCTGGTGCGCCGTATCGATGTGGTCGAGATGCTGGCCGATGTGCTCAAGCGCTATCAGCCCAAGCACATTATCTATGCCCCCGTGCTCACATCTACCAAGGGCGAACAACTGGTTCTGCCCCGTGTTTACGAGGCCATCCAGCGCCTGCTCATACCGCTGTGTACCGTGGTTCTGGCGCCATCCGATCTGCCTGGCGGTCCCCGTCGCCATGGTCTTGCCAACCAGTTGGGATCGGCATTGGCCTATTATCTCAGTCTCGACGAGAAGGTGAGCGATGCTCTGCTGCATGCGCAAACCTATCTCAAGCAGCTGCCTGCCGTTTATGCCGATGGTAACACCCGTAGCGAGGAGCTTTACAATCAGTTCCTGGATGCTGTTGAGCATTACTACAACCGCTATGCCGATGTGGCTTTCTATGCCGAACAGCTCAATGTTAGTGCGCGCTATCTGGCACAGGTAACCCGTCAGATTGCCGGTCGTTCGCCCAAGGCCATCATCGACGAGCGTATCACTGCCGAGATTGTCAAGCTTATCACCACAACCAACAAGCCACTCAAGGACGTAGCCCTGTGTCTGGGCTTCTCGTCGCAGGCCCACCTGTCGCGTTTCTTCAAAAAGCGCAAAGGTGTTTCGCCCACCGAATTTCAACATAAACAATAA